TTCATCGTGTTGATGACCTGGCAGACAGACCATCAGGTTACGTGCCGGAAAACGCCGCGCCGTTCGAACATCTGATACCGTTAAGAGAGATCATCTCTCAAGTCTACAAAACATCAAAAACATCGAAAAAGGTCCAGAAGATGTACGATGACCTTGTAACATATTTCGGCAACGAATACAGGGTACTTCATGCCAAAAAAGATTATCTGTTACAGATGGTTGAACCTAACCTCGCGGAGGCTATAATAAGGGCAAGGTCCGGACTGGTGAACATCCGCCCCGGTTATGACGGTGTTTACGGCGAGGTCCTTGTCGATCTGCAGAGGAACGGTTCTACTGAAGACCGGAGAAAAATCAGAAGGGATAACACGCAGACCACACTTTACGATTTCAGACCTTAATCTTCCCCTCCTGCCCCCTTACCTTTCTCGAGCAGTACGGCTAACACGATAAAAACTATCAACGCACCCGCAACCACGAACTTGATATCATAACCCTGATTGTAAGCTACGTATCCGACTACTCCTCCACCCAACACCGCGAACAGGATACGGAGTACGCGTTTAACACTTTCAGGTGGAGAATAACCCGAAAGAAGAACGTATGTCATGACGCCGGCAATCGCCCCTATCAACAAAGCGTAACCTATTTTCAGATAGAACACATTATAACCGAGATAAACAACACCTCCGAAAACCGCTACTGCCGCCAGAATCCTGAACGCTTTACGCAGGTTATCGGCAATGTTACCCATGTGCAAATATCTGTACTAAATCTTTTTAAATATAATCAAATTCTTCCATCGGACCCAAGTGATTAAAAAATGAAAGTGTTGTACGTTCATCCTCTTATTTTGATCAGATCGTTTCGAATGTCGAGTTTTGGTCGGACGCGTACGGGTATCTTATCGTACGGATAACCCGGTTTCAGACCCGGTCTAACGTCCTCATCAATCAACCCGTCACAATCGTCGTCCCTACCGTTCGCGCGGTCAAACGCACCGGGATGTACCCTCGGATCAAGGTCGTCACAGTCCACGTACACGTTATACCCGTCACCGTCCATGTCCATTATATCTATTCCCAAAGGCACACAGTCAGGATCCTCATCATCCAACAGACCGTCACAGTTGTTGTCCACCGAATCACCACAACACTCGGTGGTATGTCCAGGGTTGACACAGATCGCGCATGCCGAGGTACCGTCAGAGGGACAACCCGGGTCACAACCGCTCGGGTCGGTGGGACATCCCGGTGGATCGCCAGACGGGTCGTCCAGACAATCAGGTTCTATGTATTCGCCCGTTGTGATGTTATAACCGCAAGTAGTGTACCCGTCTCCGTCCGAATCAAAATCTTCGTCAAACAATCCATCACAATCCTGGTCTACACCGTCGCATACCTCGGGAGCACCCGGGTATACTGTCGCGTTCGTATCGTTACAGTCCACTCCTGTAAACGAACCGTCTAAGGTGGAATACCCACAGATCGTGTAGGTATCTCCATCTGAGTCAAATCCTTCGTTTATATTACCGTCACAGTTATCATCGTATTCATTACATATCTCGGTCGCACCAGGGTTGATGTCAGCGTTCGTATCATTACAGTCCACTCCTGTAAACGAACCGTCTAAGGTGGAATACCCACAGATCGTGTAAGTATCTCCATCTGAGTCAAATCCTTCGTTTATGTTACCGTCACAGTTGTCATCGTATTCATTACACACCTCGGTTGCTCCGGGATGTATATCGGCATTAGTATCGTTACAATCTGTGTTATCAATTACGTACCCGGTCGGTGGTGTGGAATAACAGGTAGTATAAGGTGAAGCGGGATCACCATAGGTGTCACCGTCCGAATCCGAGTAATAGGTGTACGTGGGTAACCCGTCGTCCGCATAACCGTTACAATCGTTGTCCAACCCGTCGCATACCTCTTCCGCACCCGGATGAATGTCAGGGTTACTATCGTTACAGTCACCCGATCTCCAAGTATACCCAGGAGACGGACAATGTCCATCCATGGTTGTTTCTCCGCCGTAGGTGTCCGAATCACCATCGTAGTAATAGGTACGGGTTGCAGTACATAACCCAGCGGGATCTGAGGTCTCACAGTAGTTATCCGTATACTCATTAGAACCAGATTCCTTTATATCATAAGTTCCTGAGCCACAGATGATGTTGTTCCTGATATGGTTGGATGAAGAGGAAGACATGTATACCCCATAACTACCGCTATTCAGTATTATGTTGTCTTCCACATCGTTGTTATCTGAGTACCGTAGGTATATGCCTCTATACAAAGATTCAATGTAATTGTTTGAGACGTTGTTGTTATAACTATCTTTCAGCCAAATTCCATAAAGATAATTACCGCTGCTACAGATGAACGTGTTATTGTAGATGAGCGAATTGGTCCCGTCAAAGAATTTGATACAAGTTGAAGAACCTGTTGGGGTGGTGAAGAGGTTATTACTTATATTAGAGTTGGATGTGTCTCTCACCTTAATCCACGAGTTGTTGAAGAACCGGTTGTTTGCTATCACCAGATTGTTTATGTACCTTAAGTAGATGCTGTAGGTAGAATAACTCACGGTTGTGGCATTGGAAAACGTATTGTTGACTATGTGCAACGGACTGTACCGTAACCAATAATCCAGATTCCCCGATGTGATTGGGGTACAGTTGTAGAAGGTGTTGTTGGCTATGAGGTTGGGTGAGAAGAACCTATCAGTAAGACCGTCTATATGGATCACTCCGTATCCCTCGTAGTATAGGTCCGGGTCGTCCACTACAACATTCTTGAACGTGTTGTTCCTTATGACGAAATTCGCCCAACGCATGTGTATGGCAATACCGCACCCTGAGATGTTTTCGAACCGATTGTTCTCAATGAACAACTCGGTACGAGTTCCAAGTTGGGTTATCGGTGTTGGCAGATTGACAAAATTACAATTCCTGATAGTACCCTGGGATATCACTATCTCGCCCACATCACCATACCCTAAATTATCTTCAGAAGATGTATCATAGGGATACGTGTTAAAGTCAGATGTGATCGTTGCACCGTTACAGTCTAACGTTTCAGGGGACGGGGTCCAGAATATTAACCGGTTATCCTTGTCAAAGTAATAGGTGATGTTACACAGTTCTAACGAACCCGACTCATGGGTAAACGTACCTTTATCAAAGGATAATCCGTCCGGATAACTATCAAACCAGTACAGGTTAACACAATCGTAATCCTCAGAACATCCGTGGACACAGACCGACCCCGATGACGATGAACAGACGGTTCCGTTAAACTGATTGGTTCCGCTGACCACATTCACGTCAACAGTGCCACCGCAGAATGTATTATAATAAAACTCGTTATCGCTAGACCCCTCCACATACAGGGAATCAATCACACTAGATTTGACGTAATTCCCTTCAAACCGATTGTTGTTTGAATCAACCACCTTAATCCCTTCCTCACAGTTCAAGACCTTGTTCATCTTGAACCTGTTAGAATCTGAATTATATATATCAATACCTGTGTTTGACCGGTTTATTATCAAGTATTTGATGACTACGTTGGTACTACTGTCAATATCCACTCCGGTATCAAAATTGTCCAGTATGATATTCTTTATATGAACATCAGAATGTCCGTTTATACGTACCCCAGTTCCGGTACCTGAACCGGTGATCTTATAACTTCTACCGAGAATGACTACGTTATCTGATTGCACGTCAATACAAACAGGGGAGGATGAAGATATATCTTGAGTGACAAAGTATGTGCCGGGTGTTGAGATAACCTTACATGAATCTATCTTGTACTGGTTTTTTATACACATATAACCGTCAACAAACCCGTTCTTCTCAGGGTCTGAATCATCACAATCTTCTACATCGTTACCCGCACATGAAGAGGGACACGTTGAAGGCTTCTCACCTACCCCCCACCAACAATAACCGTCTCCATCACTATCCCTACATTCTTTAGTGTATGCGGTACCGCTGGGCGGGATCAGGCCATCAATCGTTATATAATCAAATTCTGAGAATTGTAGTATGTATCCGTATCCGTCATGACCCCACCAATCACCCCAAGAGTTCTTGACCTCTAATGCGTTGATACCGTAGTTTGTGAATATCTTGAACCCTACTCCAGTTATAACATGATCCCACCAATTTATCCCGGTCGTCATGGGACCGTTGGATGTCATGTTTCTGTAATAGTTCACCACGTTAGGGTCAAGCCTGTCAATGTAATAATCAACGAATACGACATCGCTGTGTCCTGTGATCTTCCATACCCGGGAACTCCAATCACTACATTTATCACTACACGGTGCATCGGATTCTGTGTATGGGAAACATTCCTCATCAACTACTCCCGTGCTTTGAATATAATCATAGGCATCTGGATAATTGCCGCCATAACATCCTCCTGCACCGCTACATGATACCAAATCTTGTTCGCTCAGGTTCACGTCAATGTGCTGGTTATAGTAGAGGTTTATGTACGATTCTAACGCTCCGATAGTACCGAACGCCCAACAACTCCCGCAATACCCCTGGTCTTTGACAGGGGTGAGCCAGTTCTCACCGTGTGCAGTTCGCCA
This portion of the Candidatus Micrarchaeota archaeon genome encodes:
- a CDS encoding right-handed parallel beta-helix repeat-containing protein codes for the protein LLNIDDDHVYEYTVNGERIKERLAHGQTSDGYVPLLRAQEEIIYYKSGLFTPFSINMSYEEFMTSIEDSDYVIGYSWRTAHGENWLTPVKDQGYCGSCWAFGTIGALESYINLYYNQHIDVNLSEQDLVSCSGAGGCYGGNYPDAYDYIQSTGVVDEECFPYTESDAPCSDKCSDWSSRVWKITGHSDVVFVDYYIDRLDPNVVNYYRNMTSNGPMTTGINWWDHVITGVGFKIFTNYGINALEVKNSWGDWWGHDGYGYILQFSEFDYITIDGLIPPSGTAYTKECRDSDGDGYCWWGVGEKPSTCPSSCAGNDVEDCDDSDPEKNGFVDGYMCIKNQYKIDSCKVISTPGTYFVTQDISSSSPVCIDVQSDNVVILGRSYKITGSGTGTGVRINGHSDVHIKNIILDNFDTGVDIDSSTNVVIKYLIINRSNTGIDIYNSDSNRFKMNKVLNCEEGIKVVDSNNNRFEGNYVKSSVIDSLYVEGSSDNEFYYNTFCGGTVDVNVVSGTNQFNGTVCSSSSGSVCVHGCSEDYDCVNLYWFDSYPDGLSFDKGTFTHESGSLELCNITYYFDKDNRLIFWTPSPETLDCNGATITSDFNTYPYDTSSEDNLGYGDVGEIVISQGTIRNCNFVNLPTPITQLGTRTELFIENNRFENISGCGIAIHMRWANFVIRNNTFKNVVVDDPDLYYEGYGVIHIDGLTDRFFSPNLIANNTFYNCTPITSGNLDYWLRYSPLHIVNNTFSNATTVSYSTYSIYLRYINNLVIANNRFFNNSWIKVRDTSNSNISNNLFTTPTGSSTCIKFFDGTNSLIYNNTFICSSGNYLYGIWLKDSYNNNVSNNYIESLYRGIYLRYSDNNDVEDNIILNSGSYGVYMSSSSSNHIRNNIICGSGTYDIKESGSNEYTDNYCETSDPAGLCTATRTYYYDGDSDTYGGETTMDGHCPSPGYTWRSGDCNDSNPDIHPGAEEVCDGLDNDCNGYADDGLPTYTYYSDSDGDTYGDPASPYTTCYSTPPTGYVIDNTDCNDTNADIHPGATEVCNEYDDNCDGNINEGFDSDGDTYTICGYSTLDGSFTGVDCNDTNADINPGATEICNEYDDNCDGNINEGFDSDGDTYTICGYSTLDGSFTGVDCNDTNATVYPGAPEVCDGVDQDCDGLFDEDFDSDGDGYTTCGYNITTGEYIEPDCLDDPSGDPPGCPTDPSGCDPGCPSDGTSACAICVNPGHTTECCGDSVDNNCDGLLDDEDPDCVPLGIDIMDMDGDGYNVYVDCDDLDPRVHPGAFDRANGRDDDCDGLIDEDVRPGLKPGYPYDKIPVRVRPKLDIRNDLIKIRG